GCTTATAATTATCGACTCGTTTACCAATACCCTCATATAAACTTCTGCAGAAGAGCCTCCGTCATTATAGCCACGGTTATAGACAGATATGTTAATGCTATCGAGCGAGCTCAAAGTTATGATTTTGTATATTTCGGTATAGTTGCCTAAGTCCATAGAAGAGCCTCCCGGAAGTTGGAGTTTATAAGATTGGATTGGCGAAAAATATTGGTCTGTAGCATAACCGCCTGTTAATTGAGATACAGTCTCGTAATAGCTCCAGCCTTTGTCCTTTTCAAAATTATCATATAATATAAATACGCTATCAGGGTCGCTTATACTTGTAGCGTTTGGATTGCCGTAATACATGTAAATAGTAGTTGTGGTAGAGGCTTCTATTCTAGGCACTTTAATCCAGACATTTGCAGAGCTGCTAGCTACATAATTTTCAAGCCAGTAGGGCAGCTCGGTAGTGAGCTCATAATCTACAAACCTCAAATCTGAAAAATCGGAATTCATATCAGAATCGTATGGAATTGAGAGCTTCAGCTGGTACTCCGTTAATGTGTTTGGATTTGCAGAGTTGTTTATGCTAATAGCTCTTCTCCTGCTCCAATCTCTATTCACCCAGCTGCTTTTACTAGCCACATATACAGCAAAACCATCTGTTCGCTCTATATCGAAATCTCCTACTGCAGTGTTTGGTATATGAATTACAAATCTGCCAAGCCCTTTATCCCAATAAGCTATTGCAGAGCAATAATTAATTGTAGAGCTTATATAGCTGGCTTTGGTAGTGCTCTCAGCAACTGCTCCTAAAAGGTTCCAACCCGGCTTTAAGCTTTTAGCGAATACGCTCGCCTTGGAGCCGTTAATATAGAATTTACTACTCTGAGTAACGTATACGAAATAGCCAGAACCTTTCTCTAAATAGAAATCGCTCGCCGGCGTTCCTTTTGTATAAGTTTCGTAAACTTGTAGCTCTGAGTCGAATCTTTTTATATGACTGCAGTAAGGAATATTATTAGCTAATTCACTTGCTTTAAGCTCTTTAGGGAAGTAAGGTAAGGCAACTAAATTCCAGCCTTCTGTAACTGCAATTAAAAACTTAACGTCAATTTGTACCGAGCCCAGATTGTTTGCTGATTTCTCGTCACTACCCAACAAAGTTCTAACGTTTATTCTGTAAGTTGCTTGCTCCTTGAACTCGTAGCTCCACGTAATTAATTGGGTATCGTTTTGAGCCATTACTCCGGTAGTCTGCTTCGTGTTATTGAAAACTACAATCTCACTACTACCAACTATTTCAGCAATTTCGCAAGATACGTTAAAAGGCTCTTGGGAGCGGTTGCCGTAGTTCTTTACAGTTGCGTTGATGTAATGTGGCCCGGTATAGTATATTCCGCTAACCTCCTCAGAAATATTCACATGCTCAATGCCAACATCATTTTCAGGAGGCTTGAAAATTACAAGTTCCATTATAGGATCGCCAAGCAAATTCCAGGTGTAGACTACCCAGCGATAGGCATCGTAATCGCTCCCGTTGTTAGTGCCTTGCGCTGCTAAAGGTGCAAAATGCTCTCTGGTAAGCTGTAGAGCTTTACCCACATAAGGAATAGAAAGATTGAAGGTTTTGTTATAGAACTGCACATCTAGCTCGCCGCTGAATTTTATTGGTTTATTTTGACCGCCGTACAGTCCGAACCTGCTGTTCATTATACATGCGGAGCATCCTCCACCGGGATTAATTATAAACTCTTCTGCTAAACAATCTTTATCTGACACGTAGCCGCCGGAGCCGTAAGGGAACGGAGGATTCCTGCCGTCGAAAGAGCCTGTATAGCAAGCTATAGTTAAATGTATTGGATAGTAGCTGTTAGTAAGCGCGTACGCAGAAGTATCTGTATAACTTATTTTGGTGCCTTGATAGTTAATGTAATATTCTTCTACATTCCCATGACTGCCGTGATTTATTATTAATCTGCCCTCCTTCCATTGATTTTCCCAAATAGTTTTATTAATAGTAACTGCGCCTGTACCACTATCGTAAAGAGGCGTTATTGCATAGTCAGTAGGCAGGTAGTACCGCACGCCAACTCTGTTCTCTAAAGGTACATCTGTTTCTAGACCGCCTTCTTTACAATCTCTTGTTGTAGTACCGTGGTTGTCAACTACATTGCCGTGGAGTGTAATGTTCTTCGATCTTGCAGAGCCTTCGAATGATTTTAGTTTATTAACGAAAGTCTGAGCTTCTGTTACAGTATTTACAGGCGCTCTACCTACATAGACTTCTGCATAATAATCCTCTTCTCCTGGCTCAGCCCAGTAACTGTCGCCGTCTGTATTCCAAGTACCGTCAAGCCCACCGTAGTACAAATCGCAAGGTATGTCTTCATCACTTACATCGCCAATATCGACGTAGAAACCTCTATGCGGTAATAGCTCGTCGTCAGCGCCTAAAAGCACGTATTCAACGCCCCAGCTTAGATATTTATCTTTGATGTAGTTACGAATTTTTTCTTGAGTGTCTGCGCCTGTGTAATTGTTAGTTATATTTTGGACTGTTTCAATTGCAGTGCTTATTCCACGCTGAGTTCTCCAATCGACTAGAGGATTAAATGCACTAACAAGATTTGCATCTGTTATTATTAAATACCTGACGCTCGCTTTCAAACCTTTATTCGGTAAGGTCTCGTAATAACTCAAAATCTCTGGGTTATCCACTATCTGCATTACTTGACTTCTATCTTCTGAAAAACCTCTATAAAGCTCTGTTATCTCCTGAGCTCTAAAACTCAAACTTACACTTAGCTCCAATTCGCTATAATAGTACAGCTCGCCTGTTTTAGGGATGTATTGAAGCGGATATAAGTTCAAAAGTAGTATAGAGTACCCTCTAAAACCTTGTAATCTAGGAGTTGAGCTTAGTGCCCCAGGGAATTCTGTTGCGGAGCTGTAAAATATAGTATCGGCTGCTATGCTCTTGAGCTCTTCGCAGCATAAAGGCACTGCTCCGGAACTAGGCTCTAGAAGATAACTGCCTGCCAGTTTTATTCGCTCTCCCTGCACCGCCATATTTTCAATTTCTGCGTTCGGCGGGAGTAAAATTTTAGCTTCTTTTACAGGCATCTCGGGCTTGCCTGCCCCGCCTATAGCTACCGTACTAAGCTCGCCCATCGTTATTCTATGGTAATTACCTATCTTAGTCACAGCAGGCTGCGGAAAGTCATATCTTAGTAATAATATCGTCTTGTTATCAGTTGCTGCTCCGATTGAAAATAGCCTTCCTGAACTGAATGATGAAGAAACAATTGCTAGAGCTATAAGAAGAGAGCATAGAATAACTCTTGGATAGGACATCCTACTTGGCTCTTTCATTCTATTCTTATTTCTGTGCACTCGTCTATTTATAACTATCGTTTAAAATTAGAAAGTTATTTATATGACTAAAGACCAAATTATAATTATAATACAGCCGAGCTGTAAGTTAGAAATGAGTAGTTATACTAGAACTATAAGTTTCGCGGTAATAGTGCTCCTAACCCTAACTTCGCTAGCAACTTCAAACCCAAATAATTTTCAAGCTAGTTCTTCTGCAGAATTGCAAGCTGAGCAATTAGAGGTTAATTATAAAATTTGGATTGAGGGTAGTAACAGCGCTACTAAAATTTTATTTCAAGAGCTTGGTAAAGAGGCAACAGCAATAACCGGAAAAGAATATTTGCCTCGTACTGGTGAGTGGCTGGAAAGCAGGAATTTTATCTATTTAGTATTTGAAGATTATACAAAAAGACAGATTGTAAGCTACTGGATGCGCTATGATGCTTCCAGCTCCACATGGACTGTACCTCGAGCTATTCGTGGCGGAGGACCTAAAATCGGTATAGATGCTGAAGAGGAGGTATGGATTACAACCGAAGATTTCGACGGCACATTAAGAGCTTATAGATACACAGAGCGCGGATTTATTGAGAGTAGCTGCGATAAAGTGCTATTCAACGGCAAGAGCTTAGATACGAAAATAACTTATTTGGATGCTGCCAAAAGTAGCGAGATTTCTCAAGCTCCTTTTTCAGATAACTCTGTAAAAGCTACTACTGCTGACTGGACTTTTATGGTCTATTTAGATGGCGACTGCGATTTGGAAGATGCTGCTATCGACGATTTTAACGAAATGGCTGTTGCAGGCTCTACAACCCAAGTTAATATTATAGTTCAATTCGATAGAATCTCAGGCCACGATACTAGTAACGGGGATTGGACTACATGCAAAAGATTTAGAATAACGCAAGGTATGGCGCCAACACCAGCAAACCAGCTTTCAGATATAGGGGAAGTGAATATGGGAGACCCCAACGTGCTAATAGATTTTGTTAAATGGGGCATCCAAGAATATCCTGCTAAATATTATATGGTAATACTCTGGGACCATGGCGGAGGCTGGAAAGGCGGCGTATGCATAGATTCCACATCCAACGATAGACTTTATCCTAACGAATTAAAATATGCATTCGAAGAAATACGTAAATTCTTAGGCCGGCCACTCGATATTGTGGGTTTCGACGCTTGCTTGATGGCTGAAAGCGCTATTCACTACGAGCTCTGGCACACTGTAGATTATATAATAGCAAGTGAAGAGACAGAAGGCTGGGACGGCTGGATTTACGGTCAGCAGCCTGCAGATAGCGATAGCAACTATCCTGGCATATGTGAAGCTCTGAAGCAATGGCCTAATATGACTCCACCTGAGTTCGGTAGAGTGATTGTGGAAAGGAATATAGTTACTCCTTCTATAGATACGCTATCCTGTATTGATTCTGCAAAATTCAACTATCCAGCTGCGGAGCAGTTCCAGAATTTATCGCAGAAGTTAAGGCATGTAGCAAGCACTTACAAATCTCAGATAACAACTGCAAGAGATAACGCGCAGGCTTTCTACTATTCTTATATGAAGGATATATGGCATTTAGCAAGCCTTCTAAAAACCAATGTTCCTGATAGTGAGGTTCAAGCCGCTGCGCAGGAATTTATGGATGCTTATAATGCAAGTGTAGTTAAAAACGGTAATGTTGGCGGTAGTTATGCAAATGCCTACGGATTAACTGTCTATTTCGATTCTAGTTACGATAGCGGTTATGATGCACTTTCAATTGCAAAAGAAAACAGATGGGATGAGTTTTTAAAAGCTTATTTTGCAAATACAAACTATCCTAACAAAGAGCCTGTATGCACGATTACAGAGCCTGCACAAGGCTCTACTGTATATCAGACAGCGCCTATAACAATTAAGGGTAGTGCAAGTGATCCCATAGACGGCGGTAGTATTCAAAGCGTGCAAGTCAAGATAGACCGTGAGTTCTGGGTGAATGCTACAGGAACTACCAGCTGGCAACTCACATGGGATCCTGCAAATGTGAGTGAAGGCGTGCATAGAATATTTGCAAGGAGTTTCGATGGTACTGACTTCTCACCTTGGGCTGTATGCGAAGTGTACGTTGCTGTAGACCCTAATCTTCCTGACTTAACTGTGACCGATATAACTTTTTCAAATCCTGCACCTTACGAAGGTGATATTGTAATAATTAACGCTACTATAAAGAATGTAGGCATAAACTTGTCTGCAGATAACGTAAATGTGAGTTTCTACAGCGGCGACCCGAAAGCAGGCGGTGTAATAATAGATACTGTTAACGTAGGCACGATTGTAGCTAACGGCGGCACTAAATTAGCGTCAACTTCCTGGAATACTACAGGCTATGTGGGCTTGAATAATATCTACGTTAAAGCAGATTCCACAGATACTATTGCAGAGACTAACGAGTTAAATAATACCGCGAATAAAACTGTTACTGTGCAAGGCTACAGAGTTGAGTTGAGCTGTCCTACGAACAGAAGCAAAGTCAGAGCTGGCGCTACCGCAACTTATAATATTAAAGTAAAAAATCTAGGTACTTTCACGGATACTATAATTTTAAGTTTAACCAATATGAATGCAAGCTGGAATGCCACCCTAAGCGCTGGAAGTGTAACTTTAGATGCTAATTCTGAAACTACTGTTTATCTTAACGTTACAGCGCCATCTGATGCTCTACCAGATGCAAATGTTACAATATATGTTAAGGGCACTTCGCAAGGAGATTCAAAGAAAAATTCTACAATTTCTACCTTAACTATAGTTATACCTAAAATTTTGCTGGTTGACGATGAAAGCGGTACTGACGAACAATTTTACAAAGCTGCTTTAGACGCTAACGGCTATAAATACGATTACACAGCGCCTGAGCAGATTACAGGCTGGTCTTCTGTGTTAATGCAGTATAAAATTGTGATTTGGTTTGTGAGCGGCTCGAGCTCTACACTTACAAGTACAGACAGGCAGAATCTTATGTTCTATCTTGATAACGGGGGCTTGCTACTAATTTGCGGTGAAGATATTGGGTACGATATTGCAGACGAATCAGATGGGTTTTATCAAAATTATTTACATGCGAAGTATATTGCGGATAACTCAGGAATAAAGAACCTTAATGGCGTTACAGGCGACCCTATTAGCGACGGCTTCTCAAATCTTGCTATTACAGGCTCTTATCCTAGCGAAATAGCACCTTACGATTCCTACGGCTCTGTCGTGTTCAAGTACAAAGGCTCTATTAAAAACGCTTCTATTAAAGTAGATACTGGTGTTTATAGATTGGTATATATCGCATGCGAGTATTTTGAAGGCCCTGATAGCGCTGCAAACAAATCAACAATCATGGATAGGATAATCAAATGGCTGGAGCCTGCGAACGATGTCGCTGTAAAATCAATTGACTCTCATATTGATGGAAATAAATATCCTGCTGGATTGCAAGATATTACTGCTACAGTTATCAACAACGGTAGAGACGCGCAGAGTAACTTCAATGTGAGCTGCGAAGTGAAAGAAATACTTCAGCCAGAGCAAGTGACTACAGTGTTTTCAGACGGTTTTGAAGTTGATTTGAGTAAGTGGACTGTATCGCCTGCAGGCAAATGGGTTAGAAATACTACTTATGCAAATTCAGGCAGTTATTCTGCAAAATGCCTCTACGATGCACATAGCGTGAATTATAACTTA
The sequence above is a segment of the Candidatus Thermoplasmatota archaeon genome. Coding sequences within it:
- a CDS encoding DUF2341 domain-containing protein, producing MKEPSRMSYPRVILCSLLIALAIVSSSFSSGRLFSIGAATDNKTILLLRYDFPQPAVTKIGNYHRITMGELSTVAIGGAGKPEMPVKEAKILLPPNAEIENMAVQGERIKLAGSYLLEPSSGAVPLCCEELKSIAADTIFYSSATEFPGALSSTPRLQGFRGYSILLLNLYPLQYIPKTGELYYYSELELSVSLSFRAQEITELYRGFSEDRSQVMQIVDNPEILSYYETLPNKGLKASVRYLIITDANLVSAFNPLVDWRTQRGISTAIETVQNITNNYTGADTQEKIRNYIKDKYLSWGVEYVLLGADDELLPHRGFYVDIGDVSDEDIPCDLYYGGLDGTWNTDGDSYWAEPGEEDYYAEVYVGRAPVNTVTEAQTFVNKLKSFEGSARSKNITLHGNVVDNHGTTTRDCKEGGLETDVPLENRVGVRYYLPTDYAITPLYDSGTGAVTINKTIWENQWKEGRLIINHGSHGNVEEYYINYQGTKISYTDTSAYALTNSYYPIHLTIACYTGSFDGRNPPFPYGSGGYVSDKDCLAEEFIINPGGGCSACIMNSRFGLYGGQNKPIKFSGELDVQFYNKTFNLSIPYVGKALQLTREHFAPLAAQGTNNGSDYDAYRWVVYTWNLLGDPIMELVIFKPPENDVGIEHVNISEEVSGIYYTGPHYINATVKNYGNRSQEPFNVSCEIAEIVGSSEIVVFNNTKQTTGVMAQNDTQLITWSYEFKEQATYRINVRTLLGSDEKSANNLGSVQIDVKFLIAVTEGWNLVALPYFPKELKASELANNIPYCSHIKRFDSELQVYETYTKGTPASDFYLEKGSGYFVYVTQSSKFYINGSKASVFAKSLKPGWNLLGAVAESTTKASYISSTINYCSAIAYWDKGLGRFVIHIPNTAVGDFDIERTDGFAVYVASKSSWVNRDWSRRRAISINNSANPNTLTEYQLKLSIPYDSDMNSDFSDLRFVDYELTTELPYWLENYVASSSANVWIKVPRIEASTTTTIYMYYGNPNATSISDPDSVFILYDNFEKDKGWSYYETVSQLTGGYATDQYFSPIQSYKLQLPGGSSMDLGNYTEIYKIITLSSLDSINISVYNRGYNDGGSSAEVYMRVLVNESIIISNNIPSGTSTVAWTLRTGTYAPSSLTIKLQLRLYFNDSGTKWAERDCWWDDIMVRKHSAQEPSCQIGSEEIAGT
- a CDS encoding clostripain-related cysteine peptidase codes for the protein MTKDQIIIIIQPSCKLEMSSYTRTISFAVIVLLTLTSLATSNPNNFQASSSAELQAEQLEVNYKIWIEGSNSATKILFQELGKEATAITGKEYLPRTGEWLESRNFIYLVFEDYTKRQIVSYWMRYDASSSTWTVPRAIRGGGPKIGIDAEEEVWITTEDFDGTLRAYRYTERGFIESSCDKVLFNGKSLDTKITYLDAAKSSEISQAPFSDNSVKATTADWTFMVYLDGDCDLEDAAIDDFNEMAVAGSTTQVNIIVQFDRISGHDTSNGDWTTCKRFRITQGMAPTPANQLSDIGEVNMGDPNVLIDFVKWGIQEYPAKYYMVILWDHGGGWKGGVCIDSTSNDRLYPNELKYAFEEIRKFLGRPLDIVGFDACLMAESAIHYELWHTVDYIIASEETEGWDGWIYGQQPADSDSNYPGICEALKQWPNMTPPEFGRVIVERNIVTPSIDTLSCIDSAKFNYPAAEQFQNLSQKLRHVASTYKSQITTARDNAQAFYYSYMKDIWHLASLLKTNVPDSEVQAAAQEFMDAYNASVVKNGNVGGSYANAYGLTVYFDSSYDSGYDALSIAKENRWDEFLKAYFANTNYPNKEPVCTITEPAQGSTVYQTAPITIKGSASDPIDGGSIQSVQVKIDREFWVNATGTTSWQLTWDPANVSEGVHRIFARSFDGTDFSPWAVCEVYVAVDPNLPDLTVTDITFSNPAPYEGDIVIINATIKNVGINLSADNVNVSFYSGDPKAGGVIIDTVNVGTIVANGGTKLASTSWNTTGYVGLNNIYVKADSTDTIAETNELNNTANKTVTVQGYRVELSCPTNRSKVRAGATATYNIKVKNLGTFTDTIILSLTNMNASWNATLSAGSVTLDANSETTVYLNVTAPSDALPDANVTIYVKGTSQGDSKKNSTISTLTIVIPKILLVDDESGTDEQFYKAALDANGYKYDYTAPEQITGWSSVLMQYKIVIWFVSGSSSTLTSTDRQNLMFYLDNGGLLLICGEDIGYDIADESDGFYQNYLHAKYIADNSGIKNLNGVTGDPISDGFSNLAITGSYPSEIAPYDSYGSVVFKYKGSIKNASIKVDTGVYRLVYIACEYFEGPDSAANKSTIMDRIIKWLEPANDVAVKSIDSHIDGNKYPAGLQDITATVINNGRDAQSNFNVSCEVKEILQPEQVTTVFSDGFEVDLSKWTVSPAGKWVRNTTYANSGSYSAKCLYDAHSVNYNLTSQNIDLTGTSNAKFEYYFRGSSENTYDKLFVEIKRTTETTWTALTQYTGTSYESAWTKGSFDISSYAGSTVQIRFRFLTDSSVIEGIGWYVDDVAVSKTVPPVTKVVFSNNQTITTSLAQYATKQVSWNYNFQNTSDYIITVKTWLSNDESKANDAKAIAIKIILKFTFNLDQGWNFITLPLNTSYRYAGELANA